One genomic segment of Vespa crabro chromosome 3, iyVesCrab1.2, whole genome shotgun sequence includes these proteins:
- the LOC124422670 gene encoding uncharacterized protein LOC124422670 isoform X3, with protein MSLEMADSSVEADSVNHIETITSENLDIDFEESQLSEYTSTVNATHSAHITKTDHEGYVPTTDFKHDNTLTTYNDSRRKTKDLNKITLMDYLVNDSSATSSSMNSQHEYLSGSSIENGKKVILHNDEIAEYENEVLGDPFYESDCGSEGNETSESVPKENDESKEKVLEKLEDEEMHDNCSQAESTCAEKTQHKLTDFTRSSVCSNSNISNHYFIDASSLNDEVEILNINVKEDVQTDKNTGSYMSISADFAHNLSSTTADQFYKFTCPLKVTNLQNECSKIAKFEPEMKVTKYFQPFSDIPKITEVNSTLISKDDVNKGTNKESLAVEIKEADSGESTHASPCPDNSSNINNSQDKINVNSDENLLLDITIDESKNPKESTTNFTENTQQPLLIRRNTFELDSNDKLSVLRQEHERRQGNLVFQSAIPQYSGHRVDSDMISNVTTDSTAVPINDVLNNFTSDIQIAATNMQYRTGYLSFDSYEHKIDKKILENNYLLQNSITNSDIIYPAADITNDKVASYSSYAEDDSAHKCSSSLPVTVGCNIENVKPVDVIRKTKRNETAPIISGGVSTSDFTKPMDSPIVQRKTESTPIVSGGSVIMNDTKDRPTRMSSSMTAWIVDMSDCTKNESGSSAKDNSVTNMSQSFSTSECVKNSIRSNNHEKYSSLGFFVNLNNVESKEETLVKENVENKKEPHKTDKAYCEFYIDISNKNDLPKNKKIVKEDTNHKNVEEGDKKNIFSMFIDLGDPQKTTENAQKTTHKRNLSSFSDKRMEAKIDEVATNENSSTLQEDQDLNSIKSIKEKPRRGVFMFIESDSPIVRRRTLSSSRSVLKRHSWNIDKTQSNNDNGQPITKELIIKKEHKRAHSLSVDQRDLKKIQTKQSSSSHSLSDAAGGESTNHKNSNSLQELENNSNNNMDTSTEECLAYDIKDTPPNSHIEIIDKELRASIKHQQYKELGREQQLGDDTKIYEDEYSDMSGWGKTCTESTNGQTRKSETFDISSDSGPSPNSDNRDYELSDLLSRDVETTNHSTNHKHPIIPSTGNKILETHKSLNETIKKIECELEGPEYEKLDTTYNSHTSISKTDENLVSHDVKELQLNKKKPNSKFVRLSDLTETSGHSHTSEYLIAKENRATYRMSSSIPETSWIESKLVMSRTNDSVRTLSRVFSSVMSTSLPSKQKSPLEDLTGDGEAEGIISESDISSMQSSMGRSGAEGSTEETETSSLAGGKPYNRLGEDLLRMFLEEINPDVTIDVAGRRIRAHKCILSSRCQYFAAILSGGWIESAGNVISLQGYSYNAVHFALRHIYSGESNIPDSISIVELATLADMLCLEGLKEVIGYTLKVKYCHLFHKPCQVCAVGVLECMPLAAAYGLDEIYRKSLRWITRHFVRIWPCKAFATLPRELMEKCYLQHIVHMSTDNVLQTMIDCDKLLATLPNVRWAEPVYRMVSNLLETSLKFLADNFAAILNNENFQSLGRDLTWNISRLEDNFLSAAEHLPPEQACKSYSKLHKMLLSTQTDNFQTKMKWGPLFIDFLKKIQARVEKCLVREAAKAARSTTWLKMDLELRRRIQELACLVILPHETSRCQSRHSNFIKESKTSSACSASRNLDLKRVKMAISEHNDKTMKQMSTTQTRKILNKPKSDPVERKMQEDNKPSTSDAPSRPKSWPNKIEVKSRYLEPRTKFVPKENVSVSQDKVVIQRRKITISSSDSSRTSSPATKRVTEKKPIARVKLPVKKDVKALSSDSLTESNMTRPNKKKNVISKSCGITRPESPSFKQKSTEIGLSVDSLAESKNKTSVVKKNVNKMDTSMSTDSLMTEITANPKSNALQKLSPTLGKSINRAQIYDRTKKNILPIQQKNPLTVTRRPPRSLENSTAASRSRAAAISAYHGSPNLRRNLLDAAKTPDISSKSVNNVACRTTNARQVLQSTTMVNSIVKREKKDNSANQQGSDNSSRKSSPKSGTNRPNKPALANKKSSSKVNDEKIKTKCHTEETPKQLTVGSRSGTFLKDEPTILKKTDIKSSQIST; from the exons ATGTCATTAGAAATGGCTGATTCTAGTGTAGAAGCTGACTCAGTCAATCATATTGAAACTATAACTTCAGAAAATTTGGATATAGATTTTGAGGAATCACAACTATCAGAGTATACTTCGACTGTTAATGCAACCCATTCAGCTCATATTACAAAAACAGATCATGAAGGCTATGTACCTACTACTGATTTCAAGCATGATAATACTTTAACTACTTACAATGATTCGCGTCGTAAGAcaaaagatttaaataaaataacattaatggaTTATCTTGTAAATGATAGTAGTGCTACAAGTTCTTCAATGAATAGCCAACATGAATATTTATCAGGTTCATCAATAGAAAATggtaaaaaagtaatattacatAACGATGAGATTGCAGAGTATGAAAATGAAGTTCTTGGGGATCCATTTTATGAATCAGATTGTGGAAGTGAGGGAAATGAAACATCAGAATCTGttccaaaagaaaatgatgaatCTAAAGAGAAAGTATTAGAGAAGctagaagatgaagaaatgcATGATAATTGTTCCCAAGCAGAAAGTACATGTGCAGAGAAAACGCAGCACAAATTGACTGATTTCACGCGTTCATCAGTATGCAGTAATTCTAATATAAGCAACCATTACTTTATAGATGCATCTTCTCTGAACGATGAAGtggaaattttaaatataaatgttaaagaaGATGTACAAACTGATAAAAATACAGGATCTTATATGTCTATTTCTGCTGATTTTGCACACAATTTATCAAGTACTACTGCAGATCAATTCTATAAGTTTACATGTCCACTTAAAGTAACAAATTTACAGAATGAATGTAGTAAAATTGCAAAATTTGAACCAGAAATGAAAGTAACAAAATACTTTCAACCATTTTCTGATATACCTAAGATAACGGAAGTTAACTCTACATTAATCAGCAAAGATGATGTGAATAAAGGTACAAACAAAGAGTCATTAGCTGTAGAAATTAAAGAAGCAGATAGCGGTGAAAGCACACATGCTTCACCTTGTCCTGATAATAGctcaaatatcaataattctcaagataaaataaatgtaaacagTGATGAGAACTTACTTTTGGATATTACAATTGATGAGTCAAAGAATCCTAAAGAAAGTACTACAAATTTTACTGAAAATACACAGCAACCtctattaataagaagaaatacatTTGAGCTTGATTCAAATGATAAGCTTTCTGTCTTAAGGCAAGAACATGAACGTAGACAAGGCAATCTTGTTTTTCAAAGTGCCATACCACAATATTCAGGACATCGTGTAGATAGTGATATGATTTCTAATGTGACAACAGATTCAACGGCTGTACCTATCAAtgatgtattaaataattttacttctGATATTCAAATAGCAGCTACAAATATGCAGTATCGTACAGGATATTTATCTTTCGACAGTTATGaacataaaattgataaaaagatattagaaaataattatcttctgCAAAATAGTATAACTAATTCTGATATAATATATCCTGCAGCAGATATAACGAATGATAAAGTTGCATCATACAGCAGTTATGCAGAGGATGATAGTGCACATAAGTGTAGCAGTAGCTTACCTGTTACTGTAGGttgtaatatagaaaatgttaAACCTGTAGATGTCATCagaaaaactaaaagaaatgaaacagcTCCCATTATTTCTGGTGGTGTCAGCACATCAGATTTTACCAAACCTATGGATAGTCCTATCGTACAACGTAAAACAGAATCCACACCCATTGTATCAGGTGGTTCTGTAATTATGAATGATACTAAAGATAGACCAACAAGAATGTCTTCTTCCATGACTGCATGGATTGTAGATATGAGTGATTGTACAAAAAATGAATCAGGATCAAGCGCAAAAGATAACTCTGTAACAAATATGTCACAAAGCTTTTCTACTTCTGAATGTGTTAAGAATTCTATAAGATCTAACAATCATGAAAAGTATAGCAGTTTAGGTTTTTTTGtcaatttaaataatgtaGAATCTAAGGAAGAAACACTGGTTAAAGAAAatgtggaaaataaaaaagagccACATAAAACTGATAAAGCATATTGTGAATTCTATAttgatatatctaataaaaatgatcttccaaagaataaaaagattgtAAAAGAAGATACGAATCATAAAAATGTTGAGGAAGGTGATAAGAAGAACATATTCTCTATGTTCATTGATTTAGGTGATCCACAAAAGACGACTGAAAATGCTCAGAAAACAACGCATAAGCGaaatttatcatcattttctGATAAACGCATGGAAGCGAAAATTGACGAAGTTGCAACAAATGAAAACTCTAGTACTCTTCAAGAGGATCAAgatttaaattcaataaaatctataaaagaaaaaccaagaCGAGgtgtttttatgtttattgaaTCTGATTCTCCTATAGTGAGAAGACGAACGTTGTCCTCTTCGCGATCAGTTTTGAAACGTCATTCGTggaatatcgataaaacgcaaagtaataatgataatggacAACCTATTACTaaggaattaataataaaaaaagaacacaaacGCGCGCATAGCTTATCAGTAGATCAAAGGGATTTGAAGAAGATCCAAACAAAACAAAGTTCTTCTAGTCATTCTCTTAGTGATGCTGCAGGAGGTGAATCCACAAACCATAAGAATTCAAACTCTTTGCAGGAAttggaaaataattctaataataatatggatacaTCCACAGAAGAATGTTTGGCATATGATATAAAGGATACACCACCAAACTCTCACATAGAAATCATTGATAAGGAACTACGTGCGAGTATCAAACATCAACAATACAAGGAATTAGGTAGAGAACAGCAGTTGGGAGatgatacaaaaatatatgagGACGAATATTCAGATATGTCTGGATGGGGAAAGACGTGTACAGAAAGTACTAATGGACAAACACGTAAAAGTGAAACATTTGACATTAGCAGTGACAGTGGACCATCTCCAAATAGTGATAATCGTGATTATGAATTATCAGACTTATTAAGCAGAGATGTGGAAACAACCAATCATTCAACCAATCATAAACATCCAATCATTCCTTCGACTggcaataaaatattagaaactcataaatctttaaatgaaacaattaagaaaatagaatgtGAGTTAGAAGGCCCAGAGTATGAAAAATTAGATACAACTTATAACAGTCATACATCTATATCGAAAACAGATGAAAATCTTGTTAGCCATGATGTAAAGGAGTTACaattgaataagaaaaagccAAATTCTAAATTTGTAAGACTTTCGGATTTAACCGAAACATCAGGACATTCTCATACATCTGAATATTTAATTGCCAAGGAAAATAGAGCTACATACCGTATGAGTAGTAGTATTCCAGAAACGTCTTGGATTGAAAGTAAATTAGTTATGTCAAGAACAAATGATTCAGTAAGAACTCTCTCACGAGTATTTTCTTCTGTTATGAGTACTTCGCTACCGTCGAAACAAAAGTCACCGCTTGAAGATTTAACTGGTGATGGTGAGGCAGAAGGTATCATTTCTGAGAGTGACATAAGTAGCATGCAAAGCAGCATGGGACGTTCTGGAGCTg aagGAAGTAcagaagaaacagaaacatCAAGTTTGGCTGGAGGAAAACCATATAATCGATTGGGTGAAGATTTATTAAGAATGTTTTTGGAAGAGATTAATCCAGATGTTACAATTGATGTAGCTGGAAGACGAATTAGAGcacataaatgtatattaagtTCTCGTTGTCAATATTTTGCGGCGATTCTTAGTGGTGGATGGATTGAAAGTGCAGGAAATGTGATTTCTTTACAAGg ATATTCTTATAATGCAGTTCATTTTGCACTACGTCATATATATAGCGGAGAAAGCAATATACCAGATTCTATAAGCATTGTCGAATTAGCTACATTAGCTGATATGCTGTGTCTAGAGGGTCTTAAGGAAGTTATAGGTTATACCCTTAAAGTTAAATATTGTCATCTTTTTCATAAA cCTTGCCAAGTATGTGCTGTTGGAGTATTGGAGTGTATGCCATTAGCTGCAGCTTATGGACTGGATGAAATATATCGTAAATCTCTAAGGTGGATAACACGACATTTTGTACGAATATGGCCATGCAAAGCATTTGCAACTCTTCCAAGAGAATTGATGGAAAAGTGTTATTTACAGCATATAGTACATATG TCTACAGATAATGTACTTCAAACTATGATAGATTGTGATAAATTGTTAGCAACTTTGCCGAATGTACGATGGGCAGAACCGGTATACAGAATGGTTTCAAACTTGTTGGAAACGTCGCTAAAATTTTTAGCAGACAATTTTGCAgctatattaaataatgaaaattttcaatcacTTGGTCGTGATTTAACATGGAATATAAGTCGTTTGGAGGATAACTTTTTATCAGCTGCAGAACATTTGCCACCTGAACAAGCATGTAAAAGTTATTCAAAGTTACATAAAATGTTGTTATCCACGCAAACAGATAACTTTCAGACAAAAATGAAATGGGGTCcgttatttattgattttttaaagaaaattcaagCTCGTGTTGAAAAATGTTTGGTTCGTGAGGCAGCGAAGGCTGCAAGATCGACAACATGGTTAAAAATGGATTTGGAGCTTCGCCGTAGAATACAAGAATTAGCATGTCTTGTTATTTTACCGCACGAAACATCGAGATGTCAATCAAGGCATTCGAACTTTATAAAG gaaTCGAAAACATCGTCAGCTTGCTCAGCAAGTCGCAATTTAGATCTAAAACGTGTGAAAATGGCTATATCGGAACATAATGATAAAACAATGAAGCAAATGTCAACGACACAAACGCgaaaaattctaaataaaCCTAAAAGCGATCCTGTTGAACGAAAAATGCAAGAAGATAATAAACCAAGCACCAGTGATGCACCAAGTCGACCTAAATCATGGCCCAATAAAATAGAG gTAAAATCTAGATATTTAGAACCAAGAACCAAATTTGTACCAAAAGAAAATGTGTCAGTAAGTCAAGATAAAGTGGTAATACAACGACGAAAAATCACAATCTCATCATCAGACTCATCGCGTACATCTAGTCCTGCGACAAAACGAGTGACAGAGAAAAAGCCTATAGCAAGAGTAAAGCTGCCTGTAAAAAAGGACGTGAAAGCTCTTTCGTCTGATAGTTTGACAGAATCGAACATGACCAGAccaaacaagaagaaaaatgtgatCAGTAAAAGTTGTGGTATCACTCGTCCTGAATCACCATCCTTTAAACAGAAAAGCACGGAAATTGGATTGTCTGTAGATTCATTAGCAGAATCCAAGAACAAGACATCGgttgtaaagaaaaatgttaacaaaatGGATACATCAATGTCTACAGATAGTCTTATGACAGAAATAACTGCAAATCCTAAATCTAATGCGTTACAGAAATTATCACCAACATTAGGAAAAAGTATAAACAGAGCACAAATTTATGacagaacgaagaaaaatatattgccGATTCAGCAGAAGAATCCATTAACGGTAACACGTAGGCCACCAAGATCATTAGAGAACTCAACCGCGGCCAGTAGAAGCAGAGCGGCAGCTATAAGTGCTTATCACGGTTCACCTAACCTACGTAGAAATCTTTTAGACGCTGCGAAGACACCAGATATTTCAAGTAAATCAGTAAATAATGTTGCTTGTCGGACAACAAACGCACGACAAGTTTTACAATCAACCACTATGGTTAATTCTATTgttaaaagggaaaagaaagataatagtgCTAATCAACAAGGATCCGATAACTCTAGCAGAAAATCTTCCCCCAAATCTGGTACTAACAGACCAAATAAGCCGGCCCTCGCTAATAAAAAGTCATCTTCCAAGGTCAACGATGAAAAGATCAAAACAAAGTGCCATACAGAAGAGACTCCCAAACAACTTACAGTGGGTTCTAGATCAGGCACGTTTCTTAAAGATGAGCCTACAATACTTAAAAAAACAGACATTAAGTCATCTCAGATAAGTACTTAA